From Bacteroidota bacterium, one genomic window encodes:
- a CDS encoding PD40 domain-containing protein, giving the protein MLSLTQYIAKHQKVEVAEVVKTEAPANTNTLIMPGEKHFKNIYQISFGGDNAEAYWSFNNKMISYQHRNKSEGEDCDQIYYGVVPNENGDINRTMVSNGKGRTTCAYFMPGDTTILYASTFLTVDSCIEDPDRSKGYLWGVYHSYEIFVADLKGNVVKQLTNNKFYDAEATVSPKGDKIVFTSDRSGDLELYTMNIDGSNVKQITNTLGYDGGAFFSPDGSKIVFRASRPQTNSAQMQYKELLKQEFVKPNEMELFVCNVDGSDLKQITSLGGANWAPFFHPSGNKIIFSSNHVTQRMPFNLFMINLDGSGMEQISFDTVFDSFPMFSSDGKRIIFSSNRNNHGTRDTNLFVAEWEE; this is encoded by the coding sequence ATGCTTTCTTTAACACAATATATTGCAAAACATCAGAAAGTTGAAGTTGCAGAAGTTGTAAAAACTGAAGCACCGGCAAATACCAATACACTGATAATGCCCGGCGAAAAGCATTTTAAAAATATATATCAAATATCTTTTGGTGGCGATAATGCAGAGGCTTACTGGAGTTTTAATAATAAAATGATTTCTTACCAACATCGCAACAAATCGGAGGGTGAAGATTGTGATCAGATTTATTATGGTGTTGTTCCCAATGAAAATGGAGATATAAATCGCACGATGGTGAGCAATGGAAAAGGAAGAACAACCTGTGCGTATTTTATGCCGGGTGATACAACTATTTTATATGCATCTACTTTTTTAACTGTGGATTCTTGTATTGAAGATCCTGATCGCAGCAAAGGATATTTATGGGGTGTATATCATTCCTATGAAATATTTGTAGCGGATTTAAAAGGCAATGTTGTAAAACAACTTACCAATAATAAATTTTATGATGCAGAAGCAACTGTTTCACCGAAAGGAGATAAAATTGTTTTTACAAGTGATCGCAGTGGCGATTTGGAATTATATACAATGAATATTGATGGCAGCAATGTAAAACAGATTACAAATACTTTGGGTTATGATGGTGGTGCTTTCTTCTCGCCTGATGGAAGTAAAATTGTATTTCGTGCTTCACGTCCGCAAACTAATTCTGCACAAATGCAATACAAGGAATTGTTGAAACAAGAATTTGTAAAGCCAAATGAAATGGAATTATTTGTGTGCAATGTAGATGGTAGTGATTTAAAACAAATCACTAGTTTAGGTGGTGCTAACTGGGCTCCATTCTTTCATCCTTCCGGCAATAAAATTATTTTCTCTTCCAATCATGTAACTCAGCGCATGCCTTTTAATTTATTTATGATTAATCTCGATGGCAGTGGCATGGAACAAATATCTTTTGATACTGTATTCGATAGCTTCCCAATGTTTTCTTCCGATGGAAAACGCATTATCTTTTCAAGCAACAGAAATAATCACGGAACAAGAGATACGAATTTGTTTGTAGCAGAATGGGAAGAGTGA
- a CDS encoding tetratricopeptide repeat protein encodes MFKNQPVWVYGVAGLILVLGITALLMQDSVFFKTKNSSTDSLVMIEKLTPEIETLTEQIKKDPNNAGLVFNRANAYFNYGNLKFALQDYEKAYHMDSLNAPFALGLSDCLFEMSNPEGSILILERFIAHSPENIDVLNALALEYFLLPKPRYNLAIDTYNKVLKLDIQNADAYFYKGLIFKETGDTAKAISSFQTCTEVDPDYYDAYMQLGMLYSAKKDPIAIKYYNNAISVNDTSKEAEYGIAKYFQDAGDLENAISYYRNIIVDDPQDADALYNLATIYFGIDSIEKAYRYFDLTIKQSPARAIAYYGKGLCAEQLKKWMKLFPIINRP; translated from the coding sequence ATGTTTAAAAATCAACCGGTTTGGGTATATGGTGTTGCCGGTCTCATATTAGTATTGGGAATTACCGCTTTGCTGATGCAGGATTCTGTGTTTTTTAAAACCAAAAATTCCTCAACGGATTCGCTGGTGATGATTGAAAAACTCACACCGGAAATTGAAACATTAACGGAACAAATAAAAAAAGACCCTAACAATGCAGGTTTAGTTTTTAATCGTGCAAATGCCTATTTTAATTATGGTAATTTGAAATTTGCATTACAGGATTATGAAAAAGCGTATCACATGGATAGTCTGAATGCACCCTTTGCACTTGGTTTATCTGATTGTTTATTTGAGATGAGTAATCCCGAGGGTTCCATTTTAATATTAGAACGGTTTATTGCACACAGTCCGGAGAACATTGATGTATTAAATGCATTGGCATTAGAATATTTTCTGTTGCCCAAACCAAGATATAATTTGGCAATTGACACCTACAATAAAGTATTGAAATTGGATATTCAAAATGCTGATGCTTATTTCTATAAAGGTTTAATTTTTAAAGAAACCGGTGATACAGCAAAAGCAATTTCTAGTTTTCAAACATGTACCGAAGTGGATCCCGATTATTATGATGCTTATATGCAATTGGGAATGTTATATTCCGCTAAAAAAGATCCGATAGCAATTAAATATTATAACAATGCAATTTCTGTAAATGATACAAGCAAAGAAGCTGAATATGGTATTGCAAAATATTTTCAAGATGCCGGTGATTTAGAAAATGCTATCTCTTACTATCGCAATATAATTGTTGATGACCCGCAGGATGCCGATGCATTATATAATCTCGCCACAATATATTTCGGTATAGATTCTATAGAAAAAGCTTATCGCTATTTTGACCTTACAATAAAACAATCTCCCGCAAGAGCAATTGCATATTACGGCAAAGGATTATGTGCGGAACAATTGAAAAAATGGATGAAGCTATTTCCAATTATAAACAGGCCGTAA
- a CDS encoding translation initiation factor IF-3 — MQRREPRFFRPKTEQYPNKINQEIRHQQVRVVGENIEPGVYSIQEALKLAQDAELDLVEISPNADPPVCRIVEYQKFLYEKKKKDKEIKAKAKKQELKEIRFGPNTDEHDFEFKAKHAEKFLLEGSKVKAWVQFRGRAIVFAERGQLLLLRFAQRLEESGVPEAMPKLEGKRMHITFNPKTKKK, encoded by the coding sequence TTGCAAAGAAGAGAACCAAGGTTTTTCAGACCCAAAACTGAACAGTACCCTAATAAAATCAACCAGGAAATCCGTCACCAACAAGTAAGGGTGGTAGGCGAAAACATCGAACCAGGAGTTTACTCCATTCAAGAAGCACTCAAGTTAGCTCAAGATGCAGAACTGGACTTAGTTGAAATTTCACCTAATGCTGATCCCCCTGTATGTCGTATTGTGGAATATCAAAAATTCCTTTACGAGAAAAAGAAAAAAGACAAAGAAATAAAAGCAAAGGCAAAGAAGCAGGAATTAAAAGAAATTCGCTTCGGACCCAATACCGATGAGCATGACTTTGAATTTAAGGCCAAGCATGCTGAGAAGTTTTTGCTGGAAGGATCCAAAGTAAAAGCCTGGGTACAATTCAGAGGGAGAGCAATTGTGTTTGCAGAAAGAGGTCAATTATTGTTATTGAGATTTGCGCAAAGACTTGAAGAATCTGGTGTGCCGGAAGCGATGCCGAAATTAGAAGGAAAGCGCATGCACATTACATTTAACCCCAAGACAAAGAAAAAATAA
- the rpmI gene encoding 50S ribosomal protein L35, with protein sequence MPKMKPNRSAKKRFKLTGTGKIKRGGAYMSHILTKKSKKRKNRLGGTHLVHEADEPRIKRILGLA encoded by the coding sequence ATGCCGAAGATGAAACCAAACCGTAGTGCAAAGAAGCGTTTTAAGCTTACAGGCACTGGTAAAATAAAGAGAGGGGGAGCTTATATGAGCCATATTCTCACGAAAAAAAGTAAAAAGCGTAAAAACCGTCTTGGAGGAACTCATTTAGTACACGAGGCGGATGAACCAAGAATTAAAAGAATTTTAGGATTAGCGTAA
- the rplT gene encoding 50S ribosomal protein L20, whose translation MPRSVNHVASRAKRKKMMKLAKGYWGRRKNVWTVAKNAIEKGLQYAYVGRKDKKAIYRQIWIARINAAVRPHGLSYSTFIHKLKENNIDLNRKALADLAMNSPAAFDEIVNKVK comes from the coding sequence ATGCCTAGATCAGTAAACCATGTAGCTTCAAGAGCGAAGCGCAAAAAAATGATGAAACTTGCCAAAGGATATTGGGGCAGGAGAAAAAATGTGTGGACGGTAGCAAAAAATGCTATTGAAAAAGGACTGCAATATGCCTACGTTGGCCGTAAGGACAAGAAAGCAATTTACCGTCAGATATGGATTGCCCGTATCAATGCAGCAGTGCGTCCACATGGATTAAGTTACAGCACATTCATTCATAAGTTGAAAGAAAATAATATTGACTTGAACAGAAAAGCATTGGCTGATTTAGCAATGAACAGTCCGGCTGCCTTTGATGAGATAGTGAATAAAGTGAAATAA
- a CDS encoding PorT family protein, with product MKNIALLTLFLLCSILTFSQTYEGMCESRFKFGFNLGANYSDLKSIELLPTDASISNGGGFNFGVLMDYSISPDFIFSPKLELAFYNSSVDFINLDNSIYSYEIFPISLNIMTHFDYKIGSGNIEPYVFAGPNIKLPLSKSPPISTQYGNNSDIAIDFGIGFQNKTKHFILSPELKYSYGLTNINRNPELQTLKFNTITFSLAFSGVTFSK from the coding sequence ATGAAAAATATAGCCCTTTTAACTTTATTTCTTTTATGTTCTATCCTCACCTTCTCTCAAACTTATGAAGGAATGTGTGAGAGTAGATTCAAATTTGGTTTTAATCTGGGTGCAAATTATTCTGATTTAAAATCAATAGAACTACTTCCAACGGATGCATCCATTAGCAATGGCGGTGGATTTAATTTTGGTGTATTAATGGATTATTCTATATCTCCGGATTTCATATTTTCACCGAAATTAGAATTGGCATTTTACAATAGTAGTGTTGATTTTATAAATCTGGATAATTCAATTTATAGTTATGAAATTTTTCCAATAAGCTTAAACATCATGACGCATTTTGATTATAAAATAGGAAGTGGAAATATTGAACCTTATGTTTTTGCAGGACCAAACATTAAATTACCATTATCAAAATCGCCTCCTATAAGCACTCAATATGGAAATAATTCCGACATCGCTATTGACTTTGGAATAGGATTTCAAAATAAGACAAAACATTTTATTCTTTCTCCCGAATTAAAATATTCTTATGGTCTAACCAATATAAATCGGAATCCTGAATTGCAAACATTGAAATTTAATACGATAACATTTTCTTTAGCTTTTAGTGGTGTTACTTTTTCCAAATAA
- a CDS encoding pyridoxal-phosphate dependent enzyme: MWKNNILETIGDTPLVKLNRIVKDIPATVLAKVETFNPGNSIKDRMALRMIEDAEKSGALKPGGTIIEGTSGNTGMGLAIAAIIKGYKCIFTTTDKQSKEKADALRAFGAEVIVCPTDVDPEDSRSYYSVSSRLINEVPNSWKPNQYDNLSNSKAHYESTAPEIWKQTDRKITHFVAGVGTGGTICGVGKFLKEKNSAIQVLGIDTYGSIYKKMKETGVLDKNEIYPYVTEGIGEDFLPANVDFSLIDYFEKVTDKDAAVMTQRITKEEGIFAGNSSGAALQGIIQMADRFKKGDIVVVVFVDHGTRYLGKMFNNDWMLKMGYFDRHGLTAKELASTVLNSELKTLSVNQTVQEAIVLMQQFDYSQIPVSDNGRIVGSVNEKHLFEQVVQNPDICKADLRSAMRSAFPFVDISTPLESLSKMINADNEAVLVKDFKLDKTYIITRHDILNALSKG; encoded by the coding sequence ATGTGGAAGAATAACATATTAGAAACGATTGGTGATACACCATTAGTAAAATTAAATCGCATTGTAAAAGATATTCCTGCAACTGTTTTAGCGAAGGTGGAAACATTTAATCCGGGCAATAGCATTAAAGATCGCATGGCTTTACGCATGATTGAGGATGCAGAAAAATCAGGCGCATTAAAACCGGGCGGAACAATTATAGAAGGCACAAGCGGCAATACAGGAATGGGTTTGGCAATTGCTGCAATCATTAAAGGATACAAATGTATTTTCACAACAACAGATAAACAGAGCAAAGAAAAAGCAGATGCATTGCGGGCATTTGGTGCTGAAGTTATTGTGTGTCCCACGGATGTGGATCCAGAAGATTCACGTTCTTATTATTCTGTTTCTTCCAGATTAATTAATGAAGTGCCCAACTCATGGAAGCCAAATCAATATGATAATTTATCAAACTCAAAAGCACATTATGAATCAACAGCTCCTGAAATCTGGAAACAGACTGATAGAAAAATTACACATTTTGTTGCGGGTGTCGGAACCGGTGGAACAATATGCGGTGTTGGAAAATTTTTGAAAGAAAAAAATTCTGCAATACAAGTTTTAGGAATTGATACGTACGGTAGTATTTATAAAAAAATGAAAGAGACAGGTGTGTTGGATAAAAATGAAATTTATCCTTACGTAACTGAAGGTATTGGTGAAGATTTTTTACCTGCGAATGTAGATTTTAGTTTAATTGATTATTTCGAAAAAGTTACTGATAAAGATGCAGCGGTTATGACGCAACGCATCACAAAAGAAGAAGGAATTTTTGCTGGGAATTCTTCCGGGGCTGCATTGCAAGGCATAATACAAATGGCAGACAGATTTAAAAAAGGTGATATCGTAGTTGTGGTGTTTGTAGATCATGGTACTCGTTATCTCGGTAAAATGTTTAACAACGATTGGATGCTGAAAATGGGTTATTTCGATCGCCATGGATTAACTGCAAAAGAACTTGCTTCTACTGTGTTGAATTCTGAATTAAAAACTTTATCGGTAAATCAAACAGTACAGGAAGCAATTGTATTGATGCAACAATTTGATTACTCGCAAATTCCGGTTTCGGACAATGGAAGAATTGTAGGCTCAGTAAATGAAAAACATTTGTTTGAACAAGTAGTACAAAATCCGGATATATGCAAAGCTGATTTGCGCAGTGCAATGCGTTCTGCTTTTCCATTTGTTGATATTTCAACACCCTTGGAGTCATTATCAAAAATGATAAATGCAGATAATGAAGCAGTGTTGGTGAAAGATTTTAAATTGGATAAAACATATATCATCACCCGCCACGATATTTTAAATGCATTGAGCAAAGGATAA
- a CDS encoding FTR1 family protein, with protein sequence MNEFIITLRECLEASLIVGIIYTVLDKKNLTEQKKMLWLSVFLSLIASAILGVGLHRAMQSVGDTGLQALLEGVFMYITAALLFYVIFWMSKNLMSKKQISDQANAAMETGKWGVFFLVFFAILREGFETALFLVASTSIDQEFSYSGFFGGIILAVLIGYIIVIQGKKLDLRKFFSITSLLLVFFAAGMIAYGTHEMHEYVEAREAIQNPGAEEKENKVYDIFKSKTAEDNPNTFWYKQDGEKYIHLLHDKGRVGVFFKGLFGYNSDPIWIEVILWFLSLCAGIFFWYRMYKVKPVVAVR encoded by the coding sequence ATGAATGAATTTATTATTACACTGCGTGAATGTTTGGAAGCTTCACTTATAGTTGGGATTATTTATACGGTGTTAGATAAAAAAAATTTAACGGAGCAGAAAAAGATGTTATGGCTTAGCGTTTTTCTTTCTTTAATTGCGTCCGCCATTTTGGGTGTTGGTCTGCATAGAGCAATGCAAAGTGTTGGCGATACAGGCCTGCAAGCATTATTAGAGGGTGTGTTTATGTACATCACTGCCGCACTTTTATTTTATGTGATATTCTGGATGAGTAAAAACCTGATGAGCAAAAAGCAAATTTCTGATCAGGCAAATGCTGCAATGGAAACGGGAAAATGGGGTGTATTCTTTTTGGTGTTTTTTGCAATTCTGAGAGAAGGATTTGAAACTGCTTTATTTCTTGTTGCGAGTACAAGTATTGATCAGGAATTTTCATATAGCGGATTTTTTGGCGGTATTATTCTCGCCGTATTAATAGGTTATATTATTGTAATACAAGGAAAGAAATTAGATCTCCGCAAATTTTTTAGTATTACTTCATTACTGCTCGTATTTTTTGCAGCAGGAATGATTGCTTATGGCACACATGAAATGCATGAGTATGTTGAAGCAAGAGAAGCCATACAAAATCCGGGCGCTGAAGAAAAAGAAAATAAGGTGTATGATATTTTCAAATCGAAAACTGCAGAAGATAATCCAAACACTTTTTGGTATAAGCAGGATGGAGAAAAGTATATTCATCTACTGCATGATAAAGGACGTGTTGGTGTATTTTTTAAAGGACTGTTTGGATATAATTCCGATCCGATTTGGATAGAAGTAATTCTTTGGTTTTTGAGTTTATGTGCAGGGATATTTTTCTGGTATAGGATGTATAAAGTGAAACCGGTGGTGGCAGTTCGGTAA
- a CDS encoding S41 family peptidase, with protein sequence MLAFGVFLGTRIAPASSGKPTQIESRNTYTKIDSILQFIDKRYVDSINADSLVHVLINNFLNKQETIDSLFKMLDPHSNYIPAKELQSFNEDLQGNFDGIGIEFNIINDTIYVVAALAGGPSEKLGILSGDKIVAINDSIVAGNGITNESVVRMLRGKKGTQVNVKIYRKGEPDLLAFEITRDKIPVNSVDVSYMVTPEIGYIRINKFGKETPYEFAEGIEKLKKAGMKKLIMDLRGNPGGYLTGAVDLADQLLPGKKLIVYTDGRSVGRSDYFSSKIGAFETGDLAVLINEGSASASEILSGALQDNKRATIIGHRSFGKGLVQEVYTLPDNSAIRLTIARYYTPNGKSIQRSYAGGVDAYYDQYVSILMNGGELPDSLKNNPDMDWGIHPDIQVPVDTSAEAVYFNRLYNRGFINQFAYSYYSDHTAKFSAYKNVTEFNQNFQVDDEMFKLFIAFADSRDSTFRVTEEKALPVRNKIDIAIKAFLARQKWGNDGFFPIMNEIDMDFQEALKFLTTEGSK encoded by the coding sequence GTGCTTGCATTTGGTGTATTTCTGGGAACACGCATTGCGCCGGCTTCTTCCGGCAAGCCTACTCAAATTGAAAGTAGAAATACATACACCAAGATCGACAGCATTCTGCAGTTTATTGATAAGCGCTATGTAGATTCTATAAATGCCGATTCATTAGTGCATGTTCTTATCAATAATTTTTTAAATAAACAGGAAACAATTGATTCATTGTTTAAAATGTTGGATCCACATTCCAATTATATTCCTGCAAAAGAATTACAATCTTTTAATGAAGACCTTCAAGGAAATTTCGATGGCATCGGAATCGAGTTTAATATCATTAACGATACTATTTATGTAGTGGCTGCATTAGCCGGCGGACCCAGTGAAAAATTAGGAATATTATCCGGCGATAAAATTGTTGCCATCAACGATTCCATAGTTGCAGGAAATGGTATTACCAATGAAAGTGTTGTGCGTATGTTACGTGGAAAAAAAGGCACACAAGTAAACGTAAAAATTTATCGCAAAGGCGAACCCGATTTACTCGCATTTGAAATTACCCGTGATAAAATTCCTGTGAATAGTGTGGACGTTTCCTATATGGTAACTCCGGAAATCGGTTATATCCGCATCAATAAATTTGGAAAAGAAACACCTTATGAATTTGCCGAAGGCATCGAAAAATTAAAGAAGGCCGGAATGAAAAAATTAATTATGGACTTGCGTGGAAATCCCGGCGGATATCTTACAGGTGCAGTTGATTTAGCCGATCAATTATTGCCAGGCAAAAAACTTATTGTATATACCGACGGTCGTTCTGTTGGTCGCAGCGATTATTTTTCCAGTAAAATCGGCGCCTTTGAAACCGGCGATCTTGCCGTATTAATTAACGAAGGTTCAGCCTCCGCCAGCGAAATTCTTTCCGGCGCATTACAGGATAATAAAAGAGCAACTATTATCGGTCATCGTTCTTTCGGCAAGGGCCTGGTGCAGGAAGTATATACCCTCCCCGATAATTCTGCCATTCGCTTAACCATTGCCAGATATTATACACCCAACGGCAAAAGCATTCAGCGTTCCTATGCCGGTGGTGTAGATGCATATTACGATCAGTATGTAAGTATATTAATGAATGGCGGCGAACTGCCCGATAGTTTAAAAAATAATCCCGATATGGACTGGGGCATACATCCCGACATTCAAGTGCCGGTGGATACCTCTGCCGAAGCCGTTTATTTTAATCGTTTATACAATCGTGGTTTTATAAATCAGTTTGCATATTCCTATTACAGCGACCACACCGCAAAATTTTCTGCTTATAAAAATGTAACTGAATTTAATCAGAACTTTCAGGTGGACGATGAAATGTTTAAACTATTTATTGCCTTCGCCGACAGTCGTGATTCCACATTTCGAGTAACCGAAGAAAAAGCATTACCCGTTCGCAATAAAATTGACATCGCCATAAAAGCATTTCTCGCCCGGCAAAAATGGGGCAACGATGGCTTCTTCCCCATCATGAACGAAATTGATATGGACTTTCAGGAAGCATTAAAGTTTTTAACTACTGAGGGGAGTAAATAA